In Candidatus Binataceae bacterium, one DNA window encodes the following:
- a CDS encoding S41 family peptidase — protein MPGHKRNRLIVGMSMALIVCLVVIGDLAVRRAQALTDDTYKELQTFANVLAIVQKNYVEPVSTKRLVDGAIIGMLSSLDPHSAYLTPDLYHDLEVETRGSFGGLGIEITIKNDMLTVVSPIEDTPAAKAGIKSGDQIIKINDDFTKGMTLTDAVKMMRGPKGSKIRLTLHRDGIPDLFTVAVERDVIRIQSVKAKELKNGYDYVRISTFEDGTNADLEKALSKFSKHGPIKGLVLDLRDNPGGLLNQAVSVSDDFLDGGLIVYTQGRAENQQQKYFAHKKRSYKDYPMVVLINGGSASASEIVAGALQDQRRVIVAGTLSFGKGSVQTILPLDDESALRLTTARYYTPNGRSIQAVGITPDVIVEPPKPTLATLETPDIQLNNEDEIHESDLPHHFQNNQQKTGAPGKPPSSDSGGANPTIKPAEQSKKAQPEKDVQLDKAVKILENWSEYKVQLARR, from the coding sequence ATGCCAGGACACAAGCGCAATCGATTAATCGTTGGGATGAGCATGGCGCTCATCGTCTGCCTCGTAGTCATCGGTGACCTCGCCGTGCGGCGCGCGCAGGCGCTAACCGACGATACTTACAAAGAGCTCCAGACCTTCGCCAACGTGCTGGCGATCGTACAGAAAAACTACGTCGAGCCAGTCTCGACCAAACGTCTGGTCGACGGCGCGATCATCGGGATGCTCTCGTCGCTCGATCCGCACAGCGCCTATCTGACGCCCGACCTTTACCACGACCTTGAAGTCGAAACGCGCGGAAGTTTCGGCGGCCTCGGCATCGAAATCACCATCAAGAACGACATGCTGACCGTGGTCTCCCCGATCGAGGATACGCCCGCGGCCAAAGCCGGCATCAAGTCCGGCGATCAGATCATCAAGATCAACGACGACTTCACCAAGGGCATGACCCTGACCGACGCGGTCAAAATGATGCGCGGTCCCAAGGGCAGCAAAATCCGCCTGACCCTGCATCGCGACGGTATCCCCGATCTCTTCACGGTTGCGGTCGAGCGCGACGTCATTCGGATCCAGTCGGTCAAGGCCAAAGAACTCAAGAACGGTTATGACTACGTCCGCATCTCGACCTTCGAGGACGGCACCAACGCCGACCTCGAAAAGGCGCTCAGCAAATTCAGCAAGCACGGCCCAATCAAGGGGCTGGTGCTGGATCTGCGCGACAACCCGGGCGGTCTCCTGAACCAGGCTGTTTCTGTCTCCGACGATTTTCTTGATGGCGGACTGATCGTCTATACACAGGGACGCGCCGAGAATCAGCAGCAGAAGTACTTCGCTCACAAGAAGCGCAGCTACAAGGATTACCCGATGGTCGTGCTGATTAACGGCGGCAGCGCCAGCGCCAGCGAGATCGTGGCCGGCGCCTTGCAGGATCAGCGCCGCGTGATCGTCGCCGGCACGCTGAGCTTCGGCAAGGGCTCCGTGCAGACCATCCTGCCGCTCGATGACGAGTCTGCGCTGCGCCTCACTACGGCCCGCTACTACACTCCCAATGGCCGTTCGATTCAGGCGGTCGGCATCACCCCTGACGTCATCGTCGAGCCACCCAAGCCGACGCTAGCCACGCTCGAGACGCCCGACATCCAGCTCAACAACGAAGACGAAATCCACGAGAGCGATCTGCCTCATCATTTCCAGAACAATCAGCAGAAGACCGGCGCGCCTGGCAAACCGCCCAGCTCAGACAGCGGCGGCGCAAATCCGACTATCAAGCCTGCGGAGCAGTCGAAAAAGGCTCAACCCGAGAAAGACGTCCAGCTCGATAAAGCCGTCAAAATTCTCGAGAAC
- a CDS encoding TlpA disulfide reductase family protein, with protein MSRDGKILSTLAGLAMIAALAMIAANALTNRGRRASADANVDAGASVVAAGKLAPDFTLTGLDGKPHSLAALRGKIVFLNLWATWCPPCRGEMPSIQALYRNFQNNNDFVVLAVSEDADVKPVPGYVKDNHLGFPVLLDPRNVVGEAYDVSGLPESFVIGRDGRIVAHHVGPYDWASADMRDALNDLIKAKG; from the coding sequence ATGAGTCGCGACGGCAAAATCTTGTCCACACTGGCGGGGCTCGCGATGATCGCGGCGCTCGCGATGATCGCCGCCAACGCGCTCACGAATCGCGGGAGGCGCGCATCGGCCGACGCCAACGTTGACGCCGGCGCTTCGGTCGTGGCCGCCGGCAAGCTGGCCCCCGACTTCACTTTGACCGGTCTCGACGGCAAGCCGCACTCGCTCGCCGCCTTGCGGGGCAAAATCGTCTTCCTCAATCTGTGGGCGACCTGGTGCCCGCCCTGCCGCGGCGAGATGCCGTCGATTCAGGCGCTCTACCGCAATTTCCAAAACAACAATGACTTCGTCGTGCTCGCCGTCAGCGAGGACGCCGACGTGAAGCCCGTGCCCGGTTACGTCAAAGACAACCATCTGGGCTTCCCGGTGCTGCTCGATCCACGCAATGTAGTGGGCGAGGCCTACGACGTGAGTGGACTGCCCGAATCGTTTGTGATCGGTCGCGACGGCCGCATCGTCGCCCATCATGTCGGCCCGTATGACTGGGCCAGCGCTGATATGCGTGACGCGCTCAATGATTTGATCAAGGCCAAAGGCTGA